The window TCTTGAATAGTCTTTCATTCGTCGCTGTGATCGTATCGCTGCTGCTTCTCCGTGAGGAACAAAAGCAACATGTGGAGCGACAGGAAGGCTGGAGCCTGCTAAAGACAGTAAAGTATCTTTCACAAGATGTGCGGATGCTTGGAGTCTTCGCAACGGTTGGACTGATGAATGTGTTTGGCCAATCCTGCTATGCCTTGATACCGGCTTTGGAAGCCGGCGACGCCCGCGCGACAGGCCTTCTCCTCGGAGCCGCCGGACTTGGATCACTCACAAGCGCCCTTTGCGTGATGCCGTTCTTCCAGGGGTTTCGACGTCCGGGATTGTTGCTGTGCGGCGCGCTCCTCTGGATGAGCTCCGCTCTGGCTGTCACCGCAAGCTTTCACTTTCTCCCCCTCCAGCTTATATCGATGTGGTCCCTTGGGCTCGCGACCACCGTTTTGTTCGTGACCACGCTTGGCCTCATCCAGACCGTCCCACCAGTTCCTACGCATGGGGCTCTCTTCGGTCTTTTCGGCGCCGTGTTTTATGGATCGCAGCCGGTCGCCGCTCTTGGACTTGCGTACCTAGCAGATCGCGGTTCCATCACTCGGACGATGCGGGGATCAGCGTTGGCGGAAGTCTTGGGAGCTTTACTCCTTCTGCTTCTGCCGAGATGGCGCGCTTGGGATGTTAGACAACTGGCCGCACCCGAAGCCACGACTTGAATCCACGTGCAATGTCACCGAACTTATCAAAGCATGCACGACGTCGCCCCGATAAAATCGGCACTATACCCGCTTCTGGTGCAACGTACGACCACTGGGGTTTCGTCGAAGGGTTCAGATTCCTCTGAGGTGCGCCCCAGGAATCTACGCGTAGGGTCGAGGTCCATGTAGGAGCATCTCAGAGAGCTACCAGGATTCTCCCGCTTAATTGGTACCGATAATAACTCGGTTTAGGAGAACGTAGTCAGAGGCTTCAGAAGTATTTAGCAAGGGGATCGGAACGTCACGACCTGCCGAGGTCTTGGCTGAACTTCATTATCTTTCCGGTAAGCAAGATCTGATGCTGAGCTGTTGACTTTCCGGAAGAGAGACATATGCAAGATCTTTCTTTTCTTGTGCAGACCTGTGCACATATCAGGGCTTGCTCGATGAAGCTAATCGAGTGTCACTCACTTCCGCATCATTGATTTCAACATATGACGAATGACCTGTCCTGACGTGAGATGGCCCGCGAGCGGACCAGACGTGATCTGTTCAGCATCAAGCATCGCCAACCCATGCAGCGTAGACCATATCCAGACGGCGTTTACCAGTGCATCCTGCGCTCCTATGCACCGTCGAACTCTTTGGAGCAATAAGATGAATGCGTCATCCGCCACCTTGCTAAGCTCACTCCCCTCCGAATCCTTCAAAAGGCGTGATGCGAACATCAGGCGGTACAGACCGCGGTTACTTTGAGCAAAGCTCAGGTAGGCCTCGCAGGCCCTCGTAAAGTCTCGGCGTGCGCTTAGACCGGAGGCAGGTTCAAGTTTGGCGCAAAACTCCTGGAATCCTTGCGTTGCCACAGCCCTCAGCAGATCCCCTCGATCGGCAAAGTGTCGATAAGGTGCAGGCTGAGACACACCCAGGTGAGACGCCAACCCCTTCAGGGATATGTCTTCATGCGCAGTCGTTTCTAGCGCTTCACGGGCAGCAGCGATGAGGGAAGCACGGAGGTCACCATGGTGATAGGCCCTCGTGGCGCCCTTCGCTCCTGCAGCGCGAGCAGTTTTTCCCAGTATTTGCGGTGACTCGCGGTTCATGATTGGTATTTTCCTACCTCGGCGCACAGTGCGTTTATGTAATGTAGCATTACATATGTGATTTAAAATCACATACCCGAAAGGCGCAATCATGCCGGAACTCGACCTTGCAAGCATTCATCTTCCGCACACCAATCCTTATCTCATGGGAAACTTCGCTCCGGTCTTGACGGAAACCACTGCCTTCGACTTGCCTGTAGAGGGTGAGATTCCACTCGAACTGGAGGGTCGACTTCTTCGGATCGGGCCGAATCCTACGGGAACGCCAGAGGAAGAGACGCACCACTGGTTTATGGGCTCAGGGATGGCACACGGACTTCGTCTGCGTGGAGGGAAGGCGGAGTGGTATCGCAACCGCTTTGTGGTGGACGACATCACCGCGTCGTCTCTCGGACGGCCTCCCCTGCCCGGCCCACGAAACGGCAGATATAAGAATGTCGTAAACACAAATATCTTGGACATTGCTGGGCGCACCTACGCCACCGTTGAAGCGGGCGGCCTACCGGTCGAACTTACGTACACTCTCGAGAGTTCCGCCCGATCTGATTTCCGCGGTAGTCTCCAGCATGGCTTCGTAGCTCATCCGAAGCTGGATCCCAAGACTGGAGAGCTTCACGCGATCACCTATGAACCCGGGCTTAGCAACCTGAGCTATATTGTCGTGGGTAAGGATGGCCTCAGTCGTTCGGTCGCCGAGATTGCCGTGCCAAACAGCCCAATGGTTCACGATATGGGTTTCACCGCGACCAAGGTGATTGTGTTAGATCTCCCCGTAACCTTCAACAAGGCAGAGGTCGGCCGCAGTTTTCCTTATACATGGAACGCCCAGTCACCAGCACGAGTGGGCTTACTGCCGCGAAGCGGGAATGTTGCCGAGCTGCGCTGGTTCGAGGCTCCCGCATGCTTCGTCTTCCACATCATGAATGCCTTTGATCGAGACAACACGGTCGTCTTGGACGTGGTACGCCACTCCCACACGTTCGATCAGGACCGGCGCGGCCCCAGTGAGGCTGTACCGCGCCTTGCGCGCTGGACGATTGATCTCGCCACGGGTTCTCTGCAGGAGTCAATACTTGAAGAGCATGGTTGTGAGTTCCCTCGCTTTAACGACGCATACGCTGGCCAGGCCTACAAGTACGGTTACACCGCTTCGATGGAGGGACTACGCTTCGGTCCGGCTTACAAACATGACGTGAGCACCGGGCGCACGGAAGTGCATGACTATGGCCCATATTGTGTAACACTTGAGCCGGTTTTCGTCCCAAAGCAAGCTGCATCAGCGGAGGACGACGGCTGGATCATATCTTTCGTTTACGATGCTGCGCGCGACGCATCCGATGTCGTCATCGTGGACGCGCAAGCATTCTCCGAGGCACCCGTCGCTAGGATCCGCTTGCCGGTGCGTGTCCCGTTTGGGTTTCATGGGAATTGGGTTCCTGACCCCGTCTAGGTTTAGGCGTAATTCCAAAGGGATTAACATCCCGATACGCATCTTTTAGTTTCTTGCACGCAAAGGTTTCATACTACCGTCAATCGGGTAAGCCTTGTCAGTGAATCACTTATCGGTCTCACCTCGGTCGAGCTGCCAGAGGTCGGCCTGGTCGGGTGCGCTCACGCGCTTGTACCCGACCATCACGCCCTTCTGTCACTGCTGGCCGATTATTTGTTTGATAGTACTGCCAAGTCGGCTTCAATTTACTGACACTGTTTCCGCGGGATTTCGATTGATGTGAACAGGCCAACGCGCTCATCGACCAAACATTAGAGCTGACAGCAACAATCGGCCTTTGAACCGCGGTTCTCCGTAGCGTCTCGACGCGTGTCTCATCGTGACCATCAACCGTTCGATGCTCAGCAGGTCCCAGCTTCACGCGGGGCAGCCCTGATAAGGTACTAACGTTTAGCAGGATTGATGGTGTCCCCGGCGGTGTGCTTGGAAAACGCTAAACGCGCCGAGCGTGGTCTTCATATCGACGACCTGTTCGCGCGCATGCAGCGTCTC is drawn from Edaphobacter lichenicola and contains these coding sequences:
- a CDS encoding MFS transporter — its product is MSIPNLRLFFAGQAISLVGTWLQSTAQALLVYRVSGGHSEPVAITACCTAIPLILLGPMLGNLTSQISRRHLVIATQAVELLLAAVLGLLVHAHIATPACVYVLAFLLGCAEAIYFPAVQRLLRDIAGSTHIRSAVGLSAVISNIARFGGPTLAGLLIGSFGISIAFFLNSLSFVAVIVSLLLLREEQKQHVERQEGWSLLKTVKYLSQDVRMLGVFATVGLMNVFGQSCYALIPALEAGDARATGLLLGAAGLGSLTSALCVMPFFQGFRRPGLLLCGALLWMSSALAVTASFHFLPLQLISMWSLGLATTVLFVTTLGLIQTVPPVPTHGALFGLFGAVFYGSQPVAALGLAYLADRGSITRTMRGSALAEVLGALLLLLLPRWRAWDVRQLAAPEATT
- a CDS encoding TetR/AcrR family transcriptional regulator; its protein translation is MNRESPQILGKTARAAGAKGATRAYHHGDLRASLIAAAREALETTAHEDISLKGLASHLGVSQPAPYRHFADRGDLLRAVATQGFQEFCAKLEPASGLSARRDFTRACEAYLSFAQSNRGLYRLMFASRLLKDSEGSELSKVADDAFILLLQRVRRCIGAQDALVNAVWIWSTLHGLAMLDAEQITSGPLAGHLTSGQVIRHMLKSMMRK
- a CDS encoding carotenoid oxygenase family protein gives rise to the protein MPELDLASIHLPHTNPYLMGNFAPVLTETTAFDLPVEGEIPLELEGRLLRIGPNPTGTPEEETHHWFMGSGMAHGLRLRGGKAEWYRNRFVVDDITASSLGRPPLPGPRNGRYKNVVNTNILDIAGRTYATVEAGGLPVELTYTLESSARSDFRGSLQHGFVAHPKLDPKTGELHAITYEPGLSNLSYIVVGKDGLSRSVAEIAVPNSPMVHDMGFTATKVIVLDLPVTFNKAEVGRSFPYTWNAQSPARVGLLPRSGNVAELRWFEAPACFVFHIMNAFDRDNTVVLDVVRHSHTFDQDRRGPSEAVPRLARWTIDLATGSLQESILEEHGCEFPRFNDAYAGQAYKYGYTASMEGLRFGPAYKHDVSTGRTEVHDYGPYCVTLEPVFVPKQAASAEDDGWIISFVYDAARDASDVVIVDAQAFSEAPVARIRLPVRVPFGFHGNWVPDPV